In Pelosinus sp. UFO1, one genomic interval encodes:
- the floA gene encoding flotillin-like protein FloA (flotillin-like protein involved in membrane lipid rafts): protein MISMIGPLFLVLLVVIGISIFLHFVPLGLWISAIAAGVRVGIITLVGMRLRRVPPANIVLPLIKANKAGLDVNVNQLEAHYLAGGNVDRVVDALIAAHRAEIPLPFARAAAIDLAGRNVLEAVQMSVNPKVIETPVVAAVAKNGIELKVKARVTVRANIDRLVGGAGEATVLARVGEGIITTVGSSQDHKDVLANPDHISRTVLAKGLDAGTAFEILSIDIADVDVGRNIGAELLTDQAEAEKRIAQAKAEERRAMAVANEQEMKAYTQEMQAKVVEAQAQIPHALSVALTEGRIGVMDYYNMNNIMADTQMRETISKSGPAIPPSSNKIEEPRK, encoded by the coding sequence CCCTTATTTCTAGTGCTATTGGTTGTTATTGGTATTAGTATATTTTTACATTTTGTCCCCCTTGGATTATGGATTTCAGCCATTGCTGCAGGGGTGAGAGTTGGTATTATCACTTTGGTTGGTATGCGGCTTAGGCGTGTACCTCCAGCAAATATCGTTTTGCCGCTAATTAAGGCGAACAAAGCGGGACTCGACGTGAATGTTAATCAATTAGAAGCTCATTATTTAGCTGGTGGTAATGTAGACCGTGTAGTTGATGCTTTAATTGCTGCCCATCGGGCTGAAATTCCCTTACCTTTTGCACGAGCTGCCGCTATTGATTTGGCAGGAAGAAATGTTTTGGAAGCCGTGCAAATGAGTGTTAATCCTAAAGTCATTGAGACACCAGTAGTTGCGGCTGTAGCAAAAAATGGTATTGAGCTAAAGGTTAAGGCACGAGTGACAGTGCGAGCCAATATTGATCGCTTAGTTGGCGGTGCTGGGGAGGCCACTGTTTTAGCTAGAGTAGGTGAGGGGATCATTACGACTGTTGGCTCATCACAAGATCATAAAGACGTATTAGCTAACCCAGATCATATTTCACGCACTGTATTAGCAAAAGGGCTTGATGCAGGTACCGCTTTTGAAATATTATCCATTGATATTGCTGATGTGGACGTAGGACGTAATATTGGCGCTGAATTATTGACCGACCAAGCAGAGGCGGAAAAGCGAATTGCACAAGCGAAAGCGGAAGAACGTAGGGCTATGGCTGTTGCCAATGAACAAGAAATGAAAGCATATACTCAGGAAATGCAGGCCAAGGTGGTAGAAGCGCAAGCTCAAATTCCTCACGCACTTTCTGTAGCATTAACAGAAGGCCGTATTGGGGTTATGGATTATTATAATATGAACAATATTATGGCAGATACTCAAATGCGTGAAACAATTAGTAAGTCTGGACCTGCAATACCTCCTTCTTCAAATAAAATTGAAGAACCTAGGAAATAG